One window of Gloeothece citriformis PCC 7424 genomic DNA carries:
- a CDS encoding AAA family ATPase, producing the protein MLIEFSVGNYLSFKDKVTFSMVASEVVAKNEKLNENNVFKVDDELSLLKSAAIYGANASGKSNLIKALEFMQNFVINSSKATQITDKIDVEEFRLSTTTVGQPSFFEIVFYLEGTIYKYGFEVDQTQVVSEWLFHTPKVSERKLFERKNSKFKVTKTFQEGEELTEKTRKNALFLSVASQFNGRISTKILYWFSHLKIISGLRSNLMYRKDAVEYFKNSQYQLDMINLIKKLDLGINDIKIEPRRIKAEELASNLSTEEVNNILKYLGQADDIKTIHKKYDEKGIPISEEIFDFDENESEGTKKLFAFAGIFLDALKNGKVLWIDELDARLHPIMTRTIVNLFNSNETNHNNAQLIFITHDINLLSHELFRRDQIWFAEKNRQEATDLYSLVEFKISDEAETSLENDYIKGRYGAIPFIGNLHQILGDL; encoded by the coding sequence ATGCTGATAGAATTCAGCGTTGGAAATTATTTATCATTTAAGGATAAAGTTACTTTCAGTATGGTAGCTTCTGAAGTAGTTGCCAAAAATGAAAAATTAAATGAAAATAATGTCTTCAAGGTTGATGACGAACTAAGTTTGCTTAAAAGTGCTGCTATTTATGGAGCTAATGCCAGTGGTAAAAGTAACTTAATTAAAGCTCTTGAGTTTATGCAAAATTTTGTGATTAATTCCTCAAAAGCGACTCAAATAACTGACAAAATTGATGTAGAAGAATTTAGATTAAGTACGACAACAGTGGGTCAGCCTTCTTTTTTTGAAATCGTTTTTTATTTAGAAGGAACAATTTATAAATATGGATTTGAAGTCGATCAAACTCAGGTAGTTTCTGAGTGGCTTTTTCATACCCCTAAAGTTTCAGAAAGAAAACTTTTTGAGCGAAAAAACAGCAAATTTAAAGTGACTAAAACTTTTCAAGAAGGTGAAGAATTAACTGAAAAAACTAGGAAAAATGCCTTGTTTCTATCAGTTGCTTCTCAATTTAATGGCAGGATATCTACAAAAATATTATATTGGTTTAGTCATCTTAAGATTATATCAGGCTTAAGAAGTAATCTGATGTATAGAAAAGATGCAGTTGAGTATTTTAAAAATAGTCAATATCAGCTAGATATGATTAATTTAATTAAAAAATTAGACCTAGGAATTAATGATATTAAAATTGAACCGAGAAGAATTAAAGCCGAAGAATTAGCAAGCAATTTATCTACGGAAGAAGTGAATAATATTTTAAAATATTTGGGACAAGCAGACGATATTAAAACTATTCATAAAAAATATGATGAAAAGGGAATTCCTATCTCAGAAGAAATATTTGACTTTGATGAAAATGAATCCGAAGGAACTAAAAAATTATTTGCTTTTGCTGGAATATTTCTAGATGCCTTAAAAAATGGAAAAGTTTTATGGATTGATGAATTAGATGCTAGACTTCATCCTATAATGACTAGAACAATTGTTAACTTATTTAATTCTAATGAAACAAATCATAATAATGCACAACTAATTTTTATCACTCATGATATTAACTTATTAAGTCATGAATTATTTAGAAGAGATCAAATATGGTTTGCTGAGAAAAATAGACAAGAAGCAACAGATTTATATTCTTTAGTAGAATTTAAAATTAGTGATGAAGCTGAAACTTCATTAGAAAATGACTATATTAAAGGAAGATATGGAGCTATTCCTTTTATCGGTAATTTGCACCAAATTCTAGGAGATCTTTAA
- a CDS encoding helix-turn-helix domain-containing protein, with translation MTNFPPRPISNEEELIATQKRINSILDKGQLNQDEKDYLRVLGMLVYEYEEKYEPIPKLEGVELLKAMIEEDNLQPKDFGRVSRVRNILEGKREITEEEKANLVCLIK, from the coding sequence ATGACAAATTTTCCTCCTCGTCCAATTAGTAACGAAGAAGAGTTAATTGCTACTCAAAAACGAATTAATTCTATTTTAGATAAAGGTCAGTTAAATCAGGATGAGAAAGATTATTTAAGAGTTTTGGGAATGCTGGTTTATGAATATGAAGAAAAATATGAACCTATCCCGAAGCTTGAAGGAGTTGAGTTATTAAAAGCTATGATAGAAGAAGATAATTTACAACCTAAAGATTTTGGTAGGGTGTCGAGAGTTAGAAATATTTTAGAAGGTAAGCGAGAAATAACTGAAGAAGAAAAAGCAAATTTAGTTTGTCTAATAAAATAA
- a CDS encoding potassium channel family protein, producing the protein MYVLIGGAGLMGLSLAQKLVELGHTIAVIDIDPIACRYAREQVGVIAFEGSAVKTEVLLEAGIRKADALVATLRNDALNLALVTLAKHYGVPYILSRMRHSDFAEPLRLAGAHRIIGAIELAVSTMVNAIEYPQVESMMHFEQGQIEVLKLSIPNNCYIVGRSIAEIAQNPQFPTGSLIIGYQPHPHEDLIIPNGSTRVEPNSTILVATKPGLLHQVIDFIEQCQ; encoded by the coding sequence ATGTACGTCTTAATTGGAGGAGCCGGCTTAATGGGATTAAGCTTGGCACAAAAACTTGTAGAACTCGGTCATACGATCGCAGTCATTGATATTGATCCGATCGCTTGTCGCTATGCTAGAGAACAAGTAGGGGTAATCGCATTTGAGGGAAGTGCTGTTAAGACAGAAGTTTTATTAGAAGCCGGAATTCGTAAAGCAGATGCTTTAGTGGCTACCCTTCGCAATGATGCTTTAAACTTAGCTTTAGTCACTCTAGCGAAACACTATGGAGTTCCCTATATTCTCAGCCGGATGCGTCATAGTGATTTTGCTGAACCCTTGCGCCTAGCGGGAGCGCATCGTATTATTGGAGCGATCGAATTAGCGGTTTCAACGATGGTTAACGCCATTGAATATCCCCAAGTAGAATCAATGATGCACTTTGAGCAAGGACAGATCGAAGTGTTAAAATTATCTATTCCTAACAATTGTTATATTGTTGGTCGTAGTATAGCTGAAATTGCCCAAAATCCTCAATTTCCGACAGGATCTTTAATTATTGGCTATCAACCCCATCCCCATGAAGATTTAATCATTCCCAATGGTTCTACTAGAGTCGAACCAAATTCAACCATATTAGTAGCGACAAAACCCGGATTACTCCATCAAGTTATTGATTTTATCGAACAATGTCAATGA
- a CDS encoding cation:proton antiporter, which yields MNVSQLVSVLVILLLVATGIALVSQWLRIPYVTGLVLAGLAIAELLPAKIGLDDSVILNVFLPILVFEAAINTDISRLRSTVKPIVVLAGPGVLLSSGITAILLKWGLGLTWMPALLAGVILAITDTVSVIAVFKEVPVPSRLTTIVEGESLFNDGVALVLFSLILETHEVGTISFVGSLQEFIVVILGGTLVGLGLGYLSTVLIVRSDEPLRNILLTWAVALGAFQIGQILGVSGVVAVVVAGLIVGTVGLSGSVSASTRLTLLSFWESASFGVNSLIFLLIGLEINLFTLWQTLPAVLLAIVAYQIGRLLSVYPLLALISRFDRPIPLRWQHVLFLGNIKGSLSMALALSIPFSFQGREQLIALIFGAVLLSLVGQGISLPWFVKRLKLFQVSLPNQQVEDWQSQLITAKAAQDELESLFKSGVLPKAIYEEMRSLYQVKVAAAEKALREFYNRRPDNLGSTQTQQTKLDAIRRRLLLAEKSALNEARRKRILSDQTVQERLKTLDEQLLNLDDH from the coding sequence ATGAATGTTTCTCAATTAGTTAGCGTTTTAGTTATTCTTTTATTAGTTGCGACTGGGATAGCTTTAGTATCTCAATGGTTGAGAATTCCTTATGTAACTGGTTTAGTCTTGGCAGGATTAGCGATTGCCGAGCTTTTACCCGCTAAAATTGGCTTGGATGACTCTGTAATTTTAAATGTATTTCTGCCGATTCTTGTGTTTGAAGCAGCCATTAATACTGATATTAGTCGTTTACGAAGCACTGTTAAACCCATTGTAGTTTTAGCTGGGCCTGGTGTTCTTTTATCTTCTGGGATAACAGCCATATTGTTAAAATGGGGACTAGGATTAACTTGGATGCCGGCCTTACTAGCAGGGGTTATTTTAGCCATTACTGACACGGTTTCTGTTATTGCTGTATTTAAAGAAGTTCCTGTTCCTTCTCGTTTAACCACAATTGTAGAAGGAGAAAGTTTATTTAATGATGGTGTCGCTTTAGTTTTATTTAGCCTAATTTTAGAAACTCATGAGGTGGGAACGATTTCTTTTGTGGGGAGTTTACAAGAGTTTATTGTGGTAATTTTAGGAGGAACTCTTGTCGGTTTAGGTTTGGGTTATTTAAGTACAGTTTTAATTGTTCGATCAGATGAACCCTTGAGAAATATTTTACTGACTTGGGCAGTCGCTTTAGGAGCGTTTCAAATAGGACAAATATTAGGGGTATCGGGAGTAGTGGCGGTGGTTGTTGCCGGATTAATTGTCGGGACTGTTGGCCTATCTGGTAGCGTATCGGCTTCGACTCGTTTAACTTTATTAAGTTTCTGGGAATCAGCTAGTTTTGGAGTCAATAGTTTAATTTTTTTACTGATTGGGTTAGAAATTAATTTATTTACCCTTTGGCAAACTTTACCAGCAGTTTTATTGGCTATTGTTGCTTATCAAATTGGTCGTTTATTATCAGTTTATCCTTTATTAGCGTTAATCAGTCGCTTTGATCGTCCTATTCCCCTACGTTGGCAGCACGTTTTATTTTTAGGCAATATTAAAGGCTCTTTATCTATGGCTCTTGCTCTGAGTATTCCCTTTTCTTTTCAAGGACGAGAACAATTAATTGCGCTCATATTTGGAGCAGTATTATTATCTCTAGTCGGTCAAGGAATTAGCTTACCTTGGTTTGTAAAACGGTTAAAATTATTTCAAGTTTCTCTTCCTAATCAACAAGTTGAAGATTGGCAATCTCAGTTAATTACAGCAAAAGCCGCACAAGATGAATTAGAAAGTTTATTCAAGTCTGGAGTTTTACCTAAAGCTATTTATGAGGAAATGCGATCGCTTTATCAAGTAAAAGTTGCAGCCGCAGAAAAGGCATTGCGAGAGTTTTATAATCGTCGTCCTGATAATTTAGGCTCAACCCAAACTCAACAAACCAAATTAGACGCAATTCGTCGCCGTTTATTGCTGGCAGAAAAAAGCGCGCTTAATGAAGCAAGACGCAAGCGAATTTTATCCGATCAAACGGTACAAGAACGATTGAAAACCTTAGATGAACAATTGTTAAACTTAGATGATCATTGA
- a CDS encoding class I SAM-dependent methyltransferase: MKTYFDPIVLPYQKFHDTPQSKYIDSYTFLKLVGNVENKSLLDLGCGGGFYTRIFREQGANPVVGVDISEKMLEFAQEKEAQHPLGIQYLLKDVTELEQIGHFDLVISSYLLNDFSTPEQLLKIAQISSNNLKEGGRFIGINENVQQLPETYSVCRQYGYTKELLGDFVEGVQIRVTYPVPSETLPLIFQNYYLSRKTYESAFRQSGFKKFIWYPPQVSPEGQQKLGWEYWQDFVKYELIVGIVAIK; the protein is encoded by the coding sequence ATGAAAACTTATTTTGATCCCATAGTTTTACCCTATCAAAAATTTCATGATACCCCTCAAAGTAAATATATAGACAGTTATACATTTTTAAAATTAGTGGGAAATGTAGAGAATAAATCCCTACTAGATCTCGGATGTGGAGGAGGATTTTACACGCGAATTTTTCGGGAACAAGGAGCTAATCCAGTGGTTGGCGTAGATATTTCTGAAAAAATGCTCGAATTCGCTCAAGAAAAAGAAGCACAACATCCTCTCGGTATTCAATATCTTCTTAAAGATGTGACAGAACTGGAGCAAATAGGTCATTTTGATTTAGTGATTTCCTCTTATTTACTCAATGATTTTTCTACCCCTGAACAATTATTAAAGATCGCTCAAATCAGTTCTAACAATCTGAAAGAAGGAGGACGTTTTATTGGGATTAATGAAAACGTTCAACAACTTCCTGAAACCTACTCCGTATGTCGTCAATATGGTTACACAAAGGAATTATTAGGAGACTTTGTAGAAGGGGTTCAAATCCGAGTAACTTATCCTGTTCCCTCTGAAACGCTTCCTTTAATCTTTCAAAACTATTATTTAAGTCGCAAAACTTATGAATCAGCCTTTCGCCAAAGTGGATTTAAGAAATTTATTTGGTATCCTCCCCAAGTTTCTCCAGAAGGTCAACAAAAATTAGGCTGGGAATATTGGCAAGATTTTGTTAAGTATGAGTTAATTGTTGGCATTGTGGCTATTAAATAA
- a CDS encoding TlyA family RNA methyltransferase, which translates to MAKQRLDNLLVTLNLCSSRQLAQRLIRAGEVRVNQQIIDKPGTEVDPGAEIQLQAKPLYVSRGGEKLKKAIEFFKIPVEGRICLDGGISTGGFTDCLLQYGAKRVYGVDVGYGQVAWSLRQDQRVILKERTNFRYLTYSELYSEDDPPADLGVMDLSFISLTKVLHPLWELLVSPREVVLLIKPQFEVGRDRVGKKGVVRNPKDHAQAIFGVWQGAKGLGWNYGGLTWSPITGPAGNVEYLLWLSMTAEQDDPQLEMIEALTKEGVKSPQ; encoded by the coding sequence TTGGCAAAACAAAGATTAGATAATTTATTAGTTACTTTAAACCTCTGTTCTTCTCGCCAACTCGCTCAGAGATTGATCCGCGCGGGAGAAGTGAGAGTTAATCAACAAATTATCGATAAACCGGGGACAGAAGTTGATCCCGGTGCTGAGATTCAACTCCAGGCTAAACCGCTTTATGTGTCTCGTGGAGGAGAAAAGCTCAAAAAAGCGATCGAGTTCTTTAAAATCCCCGTAGAGGGGCGTATATGCCTTGATGGAGGGATTTCTACAGGGGGGTTCACCGATTGTTTATTACAGTATGGGGCGAAACGGGTTTATGGGGTGGATGTGGGTTATGGACAGGTTGCTTGGAGTTTGCGTCAGGATCAGCGCGTGATTTTGAAGGAAAGGACTAATTTTCGTTATCTGACTTATTCGGAGTTATATTCCGAGGATGATCCGCCGGCAGATTTGGGGGTGATGGATCTGTCTTTTATTTCCCTGACTAAAGTTTTACACCCTCTTTGGGAGCTTTTGGTGTCCCCTCGTGAGGTGGTTTTATTGATTAAACCTCAATTTGAAGTCGGACGCGATCGCGTAGGAAAAAAGGGGGTTGTCCGCAACCCTAAAGATCATGCTCAGGCAATTTTTGGGGTCTGGCAAGGGGCAAAGGGGTTAGGATGGAATTATGGGGGTTTAACTTGGTCGCCGATTACCGGTCCGGCGGGTAATGTAGAGTATTTATTATGGTTGTCCATGACTGCTGAACAGGACGATCCTCAATTGGAGATGATAGAAGCTTTAACCAAGGAAGGGGTAAAAAGTCCCCAGTAG
- a CDS encoding gamma-glutamyltransferase, whose translation MMTKTRVAIAASSLLAAQAGAFVTREKGNAVDAAVASTLVSICTELGIMAPGAGGFITLWDSQGTSEPVTIDAYVEMPGRGLNPQKQPQNAQEVIFEYGGLMKTRIGYGSIATPGILAGLEMAIKRYGELSWPEVIAPTQQLTENGFPLSWGAAEYLKYTHDTIFSWHPQSYHILHHHNGSLVQAGEIITLPQLSQTLKTLAHEGVAAFYTGAIGDKIAGEILDNGGLITTTDLASYHAIERQPIRFECGEWEVATNPVPSIGGACLAAIVLLFEKEPVSVWNEDTVKRLVEVQQAVLNFRYHHFHDMDSKAINLKVSQLLNLAEKGHLKPYLHSPSTIHTSAVDSEGLACSISASAGYGSGVIIPETGLWFNNTLGELELHPDAEQLSPGIRLVSNMAPTVARKPDGSILAIGSPGASRIATALAQVFLNFIHQKMSLSQAIAYPRLHVEILSEFPTVSFEVGLPVNLGTEWITQPFPQPSMYFGGVQAAYFSPETGFLAVADSRREGGVAYQGIMDN comes from the coding sequence ATGATGACTAAAACACGAGTAGCAATTGCTGCTAGTTCTTTGCTGGCTGCCCAGGCGGGAGCATTTGTTACCAGAGAAAAAGGTAATGCTGTTGATGCGGCTGTGGCTTCCACTTTAGTGTCTATCTGTACTGAGTTAGGTATTATGGCCCCAGGTGCAGGAGGTTTTATTACTCTTTGGGATTCTCAGGGTACATCAGAACCGGTGACGATTGATGCTTATGTGGAAATGCCCGGACGGGGTTTAAATCCTCAAAAACAGCCTCAAAACGCCCAGGAGGTGATTTTTGAGTATGGGGGCTTAATGAAAACCCGTATCGGTTATGGTTCTATCGCCACCCCTGGAATTTTGGCCGGGTTAGAAATGGCGATTAAACGGTATGGGGAGTTATCTTGGCCAGAAGTCATTGCACCGACTCAACAGTTAACTGAAAATGGTTTTCCTCTGTCTTGGGGAGCGGCAGAATATTTAAAGTATACCCATGACACTATCTTTAGCTGGCATCCTCAAAGTTATCATATTCTCCATCATCACAATGGTTCTCTAGTTCAAGCCGGAGAAATCATTACCCTACCTCAATTGAGCCAAACTTTGAAAACTTTAGCCCATGAAGGGGTTGCTGCTTTTTATACTGGAGCAATAGGGGACAAAATAGCTGGAGAAATTCTCGATAATGGGGGATTAATAACAACAACTGACTTAGCCTCCTATCACGCTATCGAAAGACAGCCAATTCGCTTTGAGTGTGGAGAGTGGGAGGTGGCAACTAATCCTGTTCCTTCTATCGGGGGGGCGTGTTTGGCGGCTATAGTGTTGTTATTTGAAAAAGAACCGGTTTCCGTTTGGAATGAAGACACTGTCAAAAGATTAGTTGAGGTACAACAGGCTGTCCTCAATTTTCGTTATCATCATTTCCATGATATGGACAGTAAAGCTATTAACCTCAAAGTCTCCCAATTACTCAACTTAGCCGAAAAAGGACATCTAAAACCCTACTTACACTCTCCCTCTACCATTCATACCTCAGCCGTAGATAGTGAAGGATTAGCCTGTTCTATCAGTGCGTCGGCGGGTTATGGTTCTGGGGTTATTATTCCCGAAACTGGGTTATGGTTTAACAATACGTTAGGAGAATTAGAACTTCATCCCGATGCAGAACAATTAAGCCCCGGCATTCGTTTAGTCTCTAATATGGCTCCCACAGTAGCTAGAAAACCCGATGGTAGTATTCTCGCTATTGGTTCTCCAGGCGCTTCTCGTATTGCTACTGCTTTAGCTCAAGTTTTCCTCAATTTTATCCATCAAAAAATGTCTTTATCACAAGCGATCGCTTATCCTCGACTTCATGTAGAAATTTTATCAGAATTTCCTACGGTTTCATTTGAAGTTGGACTGCCAGTTAATTTAGGGACAGAATGGATAACTCAGCCGTTTCCTCAACCTTCGATGTATTTTGGGGGAGTACAAGCCGCTTATTTTAGTCCTGAAACAGGATTTTTAGCCGTTGCCGATAGTCGCCGAGAAGGAGGCGTTGCTTATCAAGGGATAATGGATAATTAA
- a CDS encoding type II toxin-antitoxin system HigB family toxin, with amino-acid sequence MRVISRRTLREFWEKHSTAMPGLLLWYERITKNEINNFDELRQIFPSADIVKNFTVFNIGGNNYRLITYIDYETQMIFIRSVLTHAEYDQENWKNDKWFQDN; translated from the coding sequence ATGCGTGTTATTAGTCGTAGAACTCTTAGAGAATTTTGGGAAAAACATTCTACAGCCATGCCAGGATTACTTTTATGGTATGAACGGATAACTAAGAATGAGATAAACAACTTTGATGAGTTACGCCAAATTTTTCCATCGGCAGATATTGTCAAAAATTTTACTGTTTTTAACATTGGAGGTAATAATTATAGATTGATAACTTATATAGATTATGAAACGCAAATGATTTTTATTCGTTCAGTTTTAACTCATGCAGAATACGATCAGGAGAACTGGAAAAATGACAAGTGGTTTCAAGACAACTAG